In Candidatus Hydrogenedentota bacterium, a genomic segment contains:
- a CDS encoding DUF4870 domain-containing protein — translation TEGEEAVNFQITMSIGLLIGFLLASIHPVFGIVLIAVAVVDLVFVLIASTKANVGESYRYPLAFRFFK, via the coding sequence ACACGGAGGGCGAGGAGGCAGTCAACTTCCAAATCACCATGTCGATTGGTCTGCTGATCGGGTTTCTCCTGGCGTCCATACACCCGGTGTTCGGGATCGTACTCATAGCCGTGGCGGTAGTCGACTTGGTTTTCGTGCTGATTGCCTCCACTAAGGCCAACGTGGGCGAATCGTACCGTTATCCTCTGGCGTTCCGGTTCTTCAAGTAG